In Streptomyces sp. 1331.2, one genomic interval encodes:
- a CDS encoding DUF6002 family protein codes for MPLHSVTEPTPTVVPATLTRYHRVVRAAAETLGSRRSRPGDAELAFRVPEIDDGLREFYAASDVSVHELEPVGGRRVTALNLMRNPGTRTTKTFASLSMVARAVQHIRETGENVIIVTPTSGNKGTALRDAVARAYATGIAGPERLRVMTVAPADSLRKLRNCPLAATPELRAANPAVLAQVDQPAQVKAVTRNVVDAYLADPAVKDTWRVWYTMDLDNYRMADVVRACVEAEFTAPHETGVPRWHAHAVSSAYGLLGYSLGYQLLSQGVAADLKAPPAHPGFFLVQHLSTPDMVLSLSGARLPRYTHDVADGLWRQSADPRFPAVTDSPSDLIDPTFYTRAPVTCAEIDPLIRTHGGDGVVVSQHECLQRYSRVRELAAPLGADLPACPEDLREWSLVMALTGLLVGDERGLIPKGTDVVVHASGSYCDDTLPPAAPDGIRFAAGEEEVLKILHTAVA; via the coding sequence TTGCCGCTCCATTCCGTCACAGAGCCGACGCCGACCGTCGTCCCCGCCACGCTCACCCGCTACCACCGGGTCGTGCGGGCGGCAGCCGAAACCCTGGGCTCGCGTCGCTCTCGCCCGGGGGACGCCGAGTTGGCGTTTCGCGTCCCGGAGATCGACGACGGGCTGCGCGAGTTCTACGCCGCCTCCGACGTGTCCGTGCACGAGCTGGAGCCCGTCGGCGGGCGCCGGGTGACCGCGCTCAACCTGATGCGCAACCCCGGTACCCGGACGACGAAGACCTTCGCCTCGCTCAGCATGGTCGCCCGGGCCGTGCAGCACATCCGGGAGACCGGGGAGAACGTCATCATCGTCACCCCCACCTCCGGCAACAAGGGAACCGCCCTTCGCGACGCGGTGGCCCGGGCGTACGCGACCGGGATCGCAGGACCGGAGCGGCTGCGGGTGATGACCGTCGCCCCGGCCGACTCGCTGCGCAAGCTGCGCAACTGTCCTTTGGCGGCGACCCCCGAGCTGCGAGCGGCCAACCCCGCCGTGCTCGCCCAGGTCGACCAGCCGGCCCAGGTCAAGGCGGTGACCCGCAACGTCGTGGACGCCTACCTCGCCGATCCGGCCGTGAAGGACACCTGGCGGGTGTGGTACACGATGGACCTCGACAACTACCGCATGGCCGACGTCGTCCGCGCCTGTGTCGAGGCGGAGTTCACCGCCCCGCACGAGACGGGCGTGCCGCGCTGGCACGCCCACGCCGTCTCCAGCGCGTACGGACTGCTGGGATACAGCCTCGGCTACCAGCTGCTGTCCCAGGGCGTCGCCGCCGACCTCAAGGCGCCGCCCGCCCACCCCGGCTTCTTCCTGGTCCAGCACCTCTCCACGCCCGACATGGTGCTGAGCCTGTCCGGCGCCCGCCTGCCCCGCTACACGCATGACGTGGCGGACGGCCTGTGGCGGCAGTCGGCCGATCCGCGCTTCCCTGCGGTCACCGACTCCCCGTCGGATCTCATCGACCCCACCTTCTACACCCGCGCCCCGGTCACCTGCGCCGAGATCGACCCGCTCATCCGCACGCACGGCGGGGACGGTGTGGTGGTGTCCCAGCACGAGTGCCTGCAGCGGTACAGCCGGGTGCGGGAACTCGCCGCGCCCCTCGGGGCGGACCTGCCCGCCTGCCCCGAGGACCTGCGGGAGTGGTCGCTGGTCATGGCCCTCACCGGTCTGCTCGTCGGCGACGAGCGAGGCCTGATCCCCAAGGGCACGGACGTCGTGGTGCACGCCTCCGGCAGCTACTGCGACGACACCCTGCCGCCCGCGGCCCCCGACGGCATCCGCTTCGCCGCCGGCGAGGAGGAGGTCCTGAAGATCCTCCACACCGCGGTGGCCTGA
- the panD gene encoding aspartate 1-decarboxylase — protein MFRTMLKSKIHRATVTQCDLHYVGSLTIDEELMEAAGLLPGELVHVVDVNNGARLETYVIRGEYGSGVIGVNGAAARLVAEGDLVIIIAYGLVADAECKDLEPRVVFVDGDNRITGTGGDPADTFGAAHLRRSDITAS, from the coding sequence GTGTTCCGAACCATGCTCAAGTCCAAGATCCACCGGGCCACCGTGACCCAGTGCGACCTGCACTACGTGGGATCGCTGACCATCGACGAGGAACTGATGGAAGCCGCCGGGCTGCTGCCCGGCGAGCTGGTGCACGTCGTGGACGTCAACAACGGTGCCCGGCTGGAGACCTACGTCATCCGCGGCGAGTACGGCAGCGGGGTCATCGGGGTCAACGGCGCGGCCGCCCGCCTCGTCGCCGAGGGCGATCTCGTCATCATCATCGCCTACGGCCTCGTCGCCGACGCCGAGTGCAAGGACCTGGAGCCGCGGGTCGTCTTCGTGGACGGCGACAACAGGATCACCGGCACGGGCGGCGACCCGGCGGACACCTTCGGCGCTGCGCACCTGCGGCGCAGTGACATCACCGCGTCCTGA
- a CDS encoding GNAT family N-acetyltransferase, producing the protein MHRAKVMLRARYAWTNSEHPAFTRLRRWWDGDRPTRFPLVVSELPGHPLVLGYAGIGDGLRHVLPFLEGRRGADADAVRRRQGTIGWTQLERGAGLPDCDLLAVGTTAGRAPRLPRERSLLLPFRLHLVVPVVADVEEMRRRISRKERQRCERQFRTRGWTVETSTSVADFDRFYDTIHLPTMRRRHGTATRSMDKDMARECLLRQGVLLFLREGERHVAGMLCRYGPGAGTLTLRLAGVLDGAEEHYAHGALAALYPALIDWAGRHGVRRLDLSGCEPFVSKGIFQFKRKFHPLVELPRTHFHDKRLWLSVRRDTPAVRDFLVANPVLAEDPSAPGRWQALYFHDAQRPAHRTLPWQCPNVTDARDVDLDAFLSPARPTGAPREGRWSR; encoded by the coding sequence ATGCACCGCGCCAAAGTGATGCTCCGTGCCCGCTACGCCTGGACCAACAGCGAGCACCCCGCTTTCACGCGGCTGCGGCGCTGGTGGGACGGGGACCGGCCGACGCGTTTCCCCCTGGTGGTGTCCGAGCTTCCCGGCCATCCGCTGGTCCTGGGCTACGCGGGGATCGGCGACGGGCTGCGCCACGTGCTGCCGTTCCTGGAAGGGCGCCGTGGCGCGGACGCGGACGCGGTGCGCCGACGGCAGGGCACCATCGGGTGGACCCAGCTGGAGCGGGGAGCGGGACTGCCCGACTGCGACCTGCTGGCGGTGGGCACCACCGCCGGCCGTGCCCCGCGCCTGCCCCGGGAGCGTTCGCTGCTGCTTCCGTTCCGGCTGCATCTGGTGGTGCCGGTCGTCGCCGACGTCGAGGAGATGCGCCGGCGCATCTCCCGCAAGGAACGCCAGCGCTGCGAGCGGCAGTTCCGCACCCGCGGCTGGACTGTGGAGACCTCCACGTCCGTCGCCGACTTCGACCGCTTCTACGACACCATCCATCTGCCCACGATGCGCCGACGCCACGGCACGGCCACCCGGTCCATGGACAAGGACATGGCACGCGAGTGCCTGCTGCGCCAAGGCGTCCTGCTGTTCCTGCGCGAGGGCGAGCGGCACGTCGCGGGGATGCTGTGCCGCTACGGTCCGGGCGCCGGCACCCTCACCCTGCGCCTGGCCGGGGTACTGGACGGCGCCGAGGAGCACTACGCGCACGGAGCGCTCGCCGCCCTCTACCCCGCGCTGATCGACTGGGCCGGCCGGCACGGGGTCCGCAGACTGGACCTGTCGGGATGCGAGCCGTTCGTCAGCAAGGGCATCTTCCAGTTCAAGCGCAAGTTCCATCCCCTGGTCGAGCTGCCGCGCACCCACTTCCACGACAAGCGGCTGTGGCTCTCGGTACGCCGCGACACCCCGGCCGTACGGGACTTCCTGGTCGCCAACCCCGTGCTGGCCGAGGACCCGTCGGCGCCAGGCCGCTGGCAGGCCCTGTACTTCCACGACGCCCAGCGTCCGGCGCACCGGACGCTGCCCTGGCAGTGCCCCAACGTCACCGACGCCCGGGACGTGGACCTCGACGCCTTCCTGAGCCCTGCCCGCCCGACCGGCGCGCCGCGCGAAGGGCGGTGGTCACGGTGA
- a CDS encoding LLM class flavin-dependent oxidoreductase gives MRIGLVILPDTPWEQAVKQWRLADELGFDHAWTYDHLTWRERVGNPWYAAVPTLAAAALATRRIRLGPLVTGPNFRHPVPLAQEFMTLDDLSRGRMVLGLGAGTTGIDASALGRAPDGTSRMRRFAEFTAVVDRLLRERKVTHHGEFYDFEEARVVPGCVQRPRAPIAVAATGRRGIAVAARHADMWVTNGVVPGPHQAPRIDDAALAEQSRTLDQACRALGRDPGTVRRMVVDTGRDHPVLASAATFAAALQRYARLGFTDLVVPFPAPHGPYRADPTVLHDIAERHLTERR, from the coding sequence GTGAGGATCGGTCTCGTCATCCTGCCCGACACGCCGTGGGAGCAGGCAGTGAAGCAGTGGCGCCTGGCGGACGAGCTCGGCTTCGACCACGCCTGGACGTACGACCACCTCACCTGGCGCGAGCGCGTCGGGAACCCGTGGTACGCGGCCGTGCCGACGCTCGCCGCAGCCGCCCTGGCGACCCGCCGCATCCGGCTCGGGCCGCTGGTCACCGGGCCCAATTTCCGTCATCCCGTCCCGCTCGCCCAGGAGTTCATGACGCTGGACGACCTGTCGCGGGGCCGGATGGTCCTGGGCCTGGGCGCCGGAACGACCGGCATCGACGCGTCAGCGCTGGGCCGCGCGCCGGACGGCACGTCGCGCATGCGCCGCTTCGCCGAGTTCACCGCGGTGGTGGACCGGTTGCTGCGGGAGCGCAAGGTCACCCACCACGGCGAGTTCTACGACTTCGAGGAGGCCCGCGTCGTCCCGGGCTGCGTCCAGCGTCCCCGGGCCCCGATCGCCGTCGCCGCCACGGGCCGGCGGGGCATCGCGGTCGCGGCGCGACACGCCGACATGTGGGTGACCAACGGAGTCGTGCCGGGGCCCCACCAGGCCCCGCGCATCGACGACGCGGCACTGGCCGAGCAGTCCCGGACCCTGGACCAGGCCTGCCGGGCCCTGGGGCGCGACCCCGGCACCGTGCGCCGCATGGTGGTCGACACCGGCCGGGACCACCCCGTCCTGGCCTCGGCGGCCACCTTCGCCGCCGCGCTCCAGCGCTACGCACGGCTCGGCTTCACCGACCTGGTCGTCCCCTTCCCGGCGCCGCACGGCCCCTACCGCGCGGACCCGACAGTGCTCCACGACATCGCTGAGCGCCATCTCACGGAGAGGCGGTAG
- the asnB gene encoding asparagine synthase (glutamine-hydrolyzing) has translation MCGITGWLDFRRDMREEIPVLERMTASLASRGPDGCGTWTAPHVALGHRRLAVVDLQGGAQPMVTRRTPDGEQVVLVYNGEIYNTPELRVQLTARGHVFATRSDTEVVLRAYLEWGADCAEHLNGIFAFAVWDGDRETLTLARDRLGVKPLYVHVYPGGLLFGSEPKAILANPLFRPVLQAERLPVVFNPRLKEPGGCVLAGLREVAPASTLVVDRGGAHEFPYWRLVSRPHTDDWDTTVATVRGLLEDIVLRQLAADVPVCSLLSGGLDSTALSALAARRSGRPLTTFAVDFTDSDRHFHSTALRPDRDAPYARQASRHLGTRHTDVVLDSAAVAAGAAQALRARDLPSLGQFDSSMLQLFAAVRRRSTVALSGEGADEVFGGYPWFHTPALVEADTYPWLGQGLQLAECLAPDVLDRVRPQEQERDGYATLLARVPRLEGESGLQARMREVLYLSLQGPLHLLLDRTDRMSMAVGLEVRVPFCDHRLVEYLWNVPWSMKCADGREKSLLRAAVRDLLPPGLLNRRKSAYPATHAPDYTRQVVTAVLRLLDDPDSPLRELLDADRVRKVAEGADVSVAWANTAHLLTPLLETDAWLRAYNVRIV, from the coding sequence ATGTGCGGCATAACAGGCTGGCTCGACTTCCGACGCGACATGCGCGAGGAGATTCCCGTCCTGGAACGGATGACGGCATCCCTGGCCTCCCGGGGACCCGACGGCTGCGGGACGTGGACGGCGCCGCACGTGGCGCTCGGCCACCGCAGACTGGCGGTGGTGGACCTCCAGGGCGGGGCCCAGCCCATGGTGACCCGGCGCACGCCCGACGGCGAGCAGGTCGTCCTGGTCTACAACGGCGAGATCTACAACACCCCCGAGCTGCGCGTCCAGCTCACCGCCCGAGGCCACGTCTTCGCCACCCGCAGCGACACCGAGGTGGTGCTGCGGGCGTACCTGGAGTGGGGCGCCGACTGCGCCGAGCACCTGAACGGGATCTTCGCGTTCGCGGTGTGGGACGGCGACCGGGAAACCCTGACCCTGGCCCGGGACCGGCTGGGCGTCAAACCGCTGTACGTGCACGTCTACCCGGGCGGGCTGCTGTTCGGCTCCGAACCCAAGGCGATCCTCGCCAACCCGCTTTTCCGACCGGTCCTTCAGGCCGAGCGGCTGCCCGTGGTCTTCAACCCCCGGCTGAAGGAGCCGGGCGGCTGCGTGCTGGCCGGGCTGCGCGAGGTGGCCCCGGCCTCCACCCTGGTCGTCGACCGCGGCGGCGCCCACGAGTTCCCGTACTGGCGCCTGGTCAGCCGCCCGCACACCGACGACTGGGACACCACCGTCGCCACCGTCCGAGGCCTGCTGGAGGACATCGTGCTGCGTCAGCTCGCGGCCGACGTGCCGGTGTGCTCCCTGCTGTCCGGCGGCCTGGACTCGACGGCGCTCAGCGCCCTGGCCGCCCGGCGCAGCGGCCGCCCCCTCACCACGTTCGCCGTGGACTTCACCGACTCCGACCGGCACTTCCACTCCACCGCGCTGCGCCCGGACCGCGACGCCCCCTACGCCCGCCAGGCCAGCCGGCACCTGGGCACCCGGCACACCGATGTGGTGCTGGACTCCGCGGCCGTCGCGGCCGGCGCGGCCCAGGCCCTGCGGGCGCGCGACCTGCCGAGCCTGGGCCAGTTCGACTCCTCGATGCTCCAGCTGTTCGCCGCGGTGCGCCGCCGTTCCACGGTCGCCCTGTCCGGGGAGGGCGCCGACGAGGTGTTCGGCGGGTACCCCTGGTTCCACACGCCGGCGCTGGTGGAGGCGGACACCTACCCGTGGCTGGGCCAGGGCCTCCAGCTGGCCGAGTGCCTGGCCCCGGACGTCCTGGACCGCGTCCGGCCCCAGGAGCAGGAACGCGACGGCTACGCCACGTTGCTGGCCCGGGTCCCCCGGCTGGAGGGAGAGAGCGGGCTGCAGGCCCGGATGCGCGAGGTGCTGTATCTGAGCCTCCAGGGTCCGCTGCACCTGCTGCTGGACCGCACCGACCGCATGAGCATGGCCGTGGGGCTGGAGGTGCGGGTGCCGTTCTGCGACCACCGGCTGGTGGAGTACCTGTGGAACGTGCCCTGGTCGATGAAGTGCGCCGACGGCCGGGAGAAGAGCCTGCTGCGCGCGGCCGTGCGCGACCTGCTCCCGCCGGGCCTGCTCAACCGCCGCAAGAGCGCCTACCCCGCGACCCACGCGCCCGACTACACCCGGCAGGTCGTCACCGCCGTCCTGCGCCTGCTGGACGATCCGGATTCACCGCTGCGCGAGCTGCTCGACGCCGACCGGGTGCGCAAGGTCGCCGAGGGCGCGGACGTCTCCGTGGCCTGGGCGAACACCGCGCACCTGCTCACCCCGCTGCTGGAGACCGACGCCTGGTTGCGCGCGTACAACGTGCGGATCGTGTGA
- a CDS encoding MbtH family protein yields MNDTYRVVLNDEEQYSIWWTDRDLPLGWHEEGTAGSREECLQHIERVWTDMRPRSVREARRSADH; encoded by the coding sequence ATGAACGACACCTACCGCGTGGTCCTGAACGACGAGGAGCAGTACTCGATCTGGTGGACCGACCGCGACCTGCCGCTGGGCTGGCACGAGGAAGGCACTGCCGGATCCCGCGAGGAGTGCCTGCAGCACATCGAACGGGTGTGGACCGACATGCGCCCCCGCTCGGTGCGCGAGGCACGGCGCAGCGCCGACCACTGA
- a CDS encoding non-ribosomal peptide synthetase, translated as MNSATNDSTTEGRLLARLQAARTSRTTPAGGRLRRAPLSFAQRRLWFLDQLDQEGVDYVLPVAYRLRGQLDVHALERAFCALVRRHHTLRTRFAVGADGEPVQIIEDPWPVRVEVVDLCDESGDADRQARVRALAARQAGTPFTLTSARLLRVTLVRTADDEHVLLLALHHIVCDGWSIEVLIRDLCALYAVESGAPSPPALPELPLQYADFTVDQQERLTGESLERQLRYWRENLVGLEPLELPKDRPRPAVRSGAGGEVRFAVPADVAVALRELALRHEVSLFMVGLAAFQTVLARWSGQSEVTVGSPIAGRNRAEIENLVGFFVNDLVLRTDLDGDPTLTELLERVRTTCLGAYAHQDLPFERLVEELAPDRDLSRNPLFQVVFMLQTASEQEHWSLPGLQVEPVTLEGARSKFDLSCAVAESDDGGLTGELFYSTELFEPATARRLADHLVLALRAMAQDAQQRIGTLDLLSAEDRDLILGPYNDTTRPYRDDVAVHRLVEEQAARTPDAVAVTDGTTHLTYRQLDEGATRLAALLYAHGVRLQDRVALCLDRGLDTVVAVLGVCKAGGVYVPMDPDYPDERLAFMLRDTDACLVLTQERHRARLTRLSDMPALLIDQAGAQDAGEVPVIDVGPDHLAYILYTSGSTGEPKGVMIEHRSICRLVDSASLAEVSASDVVGQTSNFCFDVYTHECWSALTRGATLAVVAKEALVDSARLADTVRSLGITTLWLTSALFNRHLTERPDMLAGLKTVLYGGEAVERSVADAVIAGPWAPGRLANCYGPTEATVCAVRHTVEATDEHRPTMPIGRPLDNTEVYVMDPTGRLSPVGVPGELWIAGPGVARGYWNRPALTEQRFVRHPFSTASGARAYRTGDLVRWLPGGRLEFLGRVDDQVKLRGQRIEPGEIESVVAADEQVVSAVVVLRAVGPEQHLIAYYVPTPESTRTGQELRERCRRSLPSYMVPTWFVALESLPLTPNGKVDRRRLPIPEATETDGYAPPRDDVEQVMADVWRHVLGVQRVGIHDNFFDLGGQSLQIVRITNRLREQGIELTIRQVMQHQTIARLSEAADRTSPE; from the coding sequence GTGAACTCCGCCACGAACGACAGCACCACAGAAGGCCGTCTGCTCGCCCGGCTGCAGGCCGCCCGCACGAGCAGGACCACCCCCGCCGGCGGCCGGCTGCGCCGGGCCCCACTGTCCTTCGCCCAGCGCCGACTGTGGTTCCTGGACCAGCTGGACCAGGAAGGGGTCGACTACGTTCTCCCGGTGGCCTACCGGCTGCGCGGGCAGCTGGACGTCCACGCACTGGAGCGAGCCTTCTGCGCGCTGGTGCGCCGCCACCACACGCTGCGCACCCGCTTCGCCGTCGGCGCGGACGGCGAGCCCGTCCAGATCATCGAGGACCCCTGGCCCGTGCGCGTCGAGGTGGTGGACCTGTGCGACGAGAGCGGCGACGCGGACCGGCAGGCCCGGGTACGCGCCCTGGCGGCGCGCCAGGCGGGCACCCCGTTCACGCTGACCTCGGCACGGCTGCTGCGCGTCACCCTCGTGCGTACCGCCGACGACGAGCACGTCCTGTTGCTCGCCCTGCACCACATCGTCTGCGACGGCTGGTCGATCGAGGTGCTCATCCGCGACCTGTGCGCGCTGTACGCCGTGGAGTCGGGTGCGCCGTCCCCGCCCGCACTGCCGGAACTTCCCCTGCAGTACGCGGACTTCACCGTCGACCAGCAGGAGCGCCTGACGGGGGAGTCCTTGGAGCGGCAGCTGCGGTACTGGCGGGAGAACCTGGTCGGACTGGAGCCGCTGGAGCTGCCCAAGGACCGGCCGCGCCCGGCGGTGCGCTCGGGCGCAGGAGGCGAGGTCAGGTTCGCCGTCCCGGCCGACGTGGCCGTCGCGCTACGGGAGTTGGCCCTGCGGCACGAGGTGTCGCTCTTCATGGTGGGGCTCGCCGCCTTCCAGACGGTGCTCGCGCGCTGGAGCGGCCAGTCGGAGGTGACGGTCGGTTCCCCGATCGCCGGCCGTAACCGGGCCGAGATCGAGAATCTGGTCGGGTTCTTCGTCAACGACCTGGTGCTGCGCACCGATCTGGACGGCGACCCCACCCTGACCGAGCTGTTGGAGCGCGTCCGCACGACCTGTCTGGGGGCGTACGCCCACCAGGACCTTCCCTTCGAACGGCTCGTGGAGGAGCTGGCCCCGGACCGGGACCTCAGCCGCAACCCGCTCTTCCAGGTCGTGTTCATGCTGCAGACCGCATCCGAGCAGGAGCACTGGTCGCTGCCCGGCCTTCAGGTGGAGCCCGTCACCCTCGAAGGGGCCCGTTCCAAGTTCGACCTCTCGTGCGCCGTCGCGGAGAGCGACGACGGCGGGCTCACCGGCGAACTGTTCTACTCCACCGAGCTGTTCGAGCCTGCAACGGCCCGCCGCCTGGCTGATCACCTCGTGCTGGCGCTACGCGCCATGGCCCAGGACGCCCAGCAGCGGATCGGTACGCTCGACCTGCTGTCCGCCGAGGACCGGGATCTCATTCTCGGACCGTACAACGACACGACCAGGCCCTACCGCGACGACGTGGCGGTGCACCGGCTGGTGGAGGAGCAGGCGGCGAGGACACCCGACGCCGTTGCCGTCACGGACGGCACCACCCACCTCACGTACCGGCAGCTGGACGAGGGTGCCACCCGGCTCGCAGCCCTGCTGTACGCGCACGGAGTCCGTCTGCAGGACCGCGTGGCGCTCTGCCTGGACCGTGGGCTGGACACCGTCGTGGCGGTGCTCGGCGTCTGCAAGGCGGGCGGAGTCTACGTGCCGATGGATCCCGACTACCCCGACGAGCGGCTGGCCTTCATGCTGCGGGACACGGACGCATGCCTGGTGCTCACCCAGGAGCGCCACCGAGCGCGGCTGACGCGGCTGAGCGACATGCCGGCCCTGCTCATCGACCAGGCGGGGGCGCAGGACGCGGGTGAGGTTCCCGTCATCGACGTGGGCCCGGACCACCTCGCGTACATCCTCTACACCTCCGGTTCGACCGGCGAACCCAAGGGCGTCATGATCGAGCACCGGTCGATCTGCCGGCTGGTCGACTCCGCCTCCCTGGCCGAGGTGAGCGCGTCGGACGTGGTCGGCCAGACCAGCAACTTCTGCTTCGACGTCTACACCCACGAGTGCTGGAGCGCGCTCACCCGTGGCGCCACGCTCGCCGTCGTGGCCAAGGAGGCACTGGTCGACAGCGCCCGGCTGGCCGACACCGTGCGCAGCCTCGGCATCACCACCCTGTGGCTGACCTCGGCCCTGTTCAACCGGCACCTCACCGAACGCCCCGACATGCTGGCCGGATTGAAGACGGTCCTGTACGGCGGCGAGGCAGTGGAGCGCTCCGTCGCCGACGCGGTCATCGCCGGCCCGTGGGCGCCGGGCCGACTCGCCAACTGCTACGGCCCCACCGAAGCCACGGTCTGCGCCGTGCGCCACACGGTGGAAGCCACGGACGAGCACCGGCCCACCATGCCGATCGGGCGGCCCCTCGACAACACCGAGGTGTACGTGATGGATCCGACGGGCCGGCTGTCCCCCGTCGGAGTGCCCGGCGAACTGTGGATCGCGGGGCCCGGCGTCGCACGCGGCTACTGGAACCGCCCGGCCCTGACCGAGCAGCGCTTCGTCCGGCACCCCTTCTCCACGGCGTCCGGGGCCCGCGCCTACCGCACGGGCGACCTGGTCCGTTGGCTGCCCGGCGGCCGTCTGGAGTTCCTGGGGCGGGTGGACGACCAGGTGAAGCTGCGCGGGCAGCGCATCGAACCGGGCGAGATCGAGTCCGTGGTGGCGGCCGACGAGCAGGTGGTCTCGGCCGTGGTCGTACTGCGTGCCGTCGGGCCGGAGCAGCACCTGATCGCGTACTACGTGCCGACACCGGAAAGCACCCGGACCGGGCAGGAACTGCGCGAGCGGTGCCGCCGCAGCCTGCCGTCCTACATGGTGCCGACCTGGTTCGTCGCGCTGGAGAGCCTGCCGCTGACACCCAACGGCAAGGTGGACCGTCGCCGACTGCCGATACCCGAGGCCACCGAAACCGACGGCTACGCCCCACCCCGCGACGACGTGGAACAGGTCATGGCGGACGTCTGGCGTCACGTGTTGGGAGTGCAGCGGGTCGGCATCCACGACAACTTCTTCGATCTCGGCGGTCAGTCGCTCCAGATCGTGCGGATCACCAACCGGCTGCGCGAGCAGGGCATCGAATTGACGATCCGGCAAGTGATGCAGCACCAGACCATCGCCCGCCTGTCCGAGGCCGCCGACCGGACCTCACCGGAGTAG